AGAAATACTTTGAAGATTATGAAGCTATAAACTTTTCATTCAAATCTGAATCATATCTATATAGTAGTtccaattcaattaatattacacTTTGTAGAGTTATTTGTTCAGGTTTTAATCATGCTTTTAGATGGTTTTTAGTGAAATATCCTCAACTATTTGATGAGGcaactttaaattcaaataatttaaacaataGTAGTGTTTTAAGAACTTCTAGTAGTTTagctttaaaaaatgaagataGTAGTAGTATAGAATTTCCTTATGAAAAAACACCTCTATCATTTGCTATTGATTATAAATGTTTAGAAATAATTCAATGGTTAGTTAATAATGTTATTTTatcatcaaaattattaaatattgcaTTGATAAGATCAATTATGGTTGGTAATTTAGAATTGGTTACATTTTTCATTGAAAATGGTTCAGATGTTAATTGTAGTATTTCAAGTTTAGAAATGTCACCTATTCAATATGCTGCAAAGTTTaatcaaattgaaattgttaaatatttattaacattggagggaaataaaaaagtaaacattgaaaaaaagaatagaCTAGGTTGGTCAGCAATTCATTTCGCTTcaagaaatcaaaatcaacaaattgtagattcattattatcaacttcaaatgataaatctttaattaatactCCAACAAATATAGGTGAAACTCCACTTTATTTAGCAGTaacaaaatcaatatcaatcaACCATGACTtttgtaattatttaattaataattataaaccaATTACAAAATGTCATATTGATGGTATTGTTGAAGAAATCGATATagtttcaaattatttaaataaaattaatacttaataattattattattttttttttttaaaaaaaaaaagtattgaGTATAAGTagtatattaatttttttatttaatatttaaaagttaaAGTATTctgtaattatttttattattattattattattaaaagattaaaatctttttttaattattattttattttctggACAAGAATATGTAATAccaaatttaccaatttcatttaatggtGTTGATGGATTTGGATTAGTAAATTCATATCTATTAATTAAACTTGCTAACATTGTAAAGATTTCTGAATCAGCTAGTGATTTTCCAATACAATCTCTAACACCACATCCAAagtgaattaaatttgagTTTGCAGATTGTTGTTGAGAAATAAATCTTTCAGGAATGAATGAATCTGGTTCAGAgaattgtttttcatttctaTGAGTTGCCCAAATGTTTTGAATGATTTGTGTACCAGCACAGATTTTATAACCATTTAATTCAACATCTTCTGAAGTAACATGAGGTAAACCAATTGTACCAGATGGATATTTTCTAAATGTTTCCTTAACTACCATTGATAAATATGGTGCTAATGTAcgatatttattaaatgataatgttATAATTTCTTCAGTTTGTTCTTGATTCTCATTATCATtctgattttcattttctttactTTGAATTATTGCTTGTTTAATATCGTCATATACTTTTGATTgaatatttggattattaattaattcaagtaaacaatataaaattgTATTTGCAGAAGTATCAGCACCAGCAGTTTGAAGATCAATACAAGTACTAACAACAGAATCCCATGAaatttcaccattttcaaatgattgtaataattttgaaagaaTTGGTTTATCAGCTAAACTTTTATTGTTGTCGTTGATGTTGTtatgaatttcattttcatttttaaattttgtaattaaatcacttgtataattaaaaattcttttatatGTATTCAAATAGTTTGAGGTATCAATGAATGGTTCTAATGATGGTATGAAATCTGAAATGATAGGTTGACCTgcaatattgaaaaattcaaccattaattttataaattcagatgctttttcaaattcatcatatGGATAAGAATAATTTAAACCAAATGTAAAACAAAGTACAATATTCATTGAAAACATTTTAATGTggttatttaatattattggtttACCAGTATCTGCATGTTCAtctaaaactttaaataatttcttgATTTCATTATCTATGAAACTAGTCTCAtactttttaattctttgatTTGTCATTTCCGATAATACCAATGTCTTTAGTTTATTATGAATATCACCATTAACAATCACTAAATTCTCACCATTGTTAAGCTTTAGTCTACTCTTTCTTTGAAATCTATTaacaaatgaatttgaattaccAATGAATGCTTCTCTAATTATTGGGTATTCTGTCAATACAACAGTCTCTACGTTACCCATTTTAATTCTGTAAATCACTCCATATTGTTTATACCAttcttgtaattttaaatgaagatCACCTTTCATTGATAGTAAATTACCAAGAATTGGTATTCCTTTTGGTCCTGGGATTTTTGAATtcatatttttatcatttttctattattaaaaaaaaataaaaaaataattaaaaataaaataaaaaagattagtTACTTTAtacttatttttatttatttttatttatttttaaaaacctaCCTGgaggaaaaaataaaaaattgtaaaaattaaGACTAAACCAactaaataattcatttctttaattatttatttatttttttatttaatagtcaatgatactaaaaaaaaaaattggttaattaaaaaaaaaattattaaaaaaaaaattataaaaaaaaaaattataaaaaaaaaaaaaaagtgaaagtGTGGTGGTAACAATTTCcgttaaataaaaataaattttttttttaaaaattcaatgaataataaaattttaaataacttgagattttttaatttttatcttgtgattaaaaaaaaaaaaaaaaaaatataaaaaatattatattaaatacaCATAAATATTctttgtgatttttttttttaaagttttataaatttcttattttcattataaccatttaatttaatatttattaactttttattatttttttattttttattataatataaaaaaatttttattattttatgtcccttaaaaataaaaaaaacaaaaaaataaataaaaaaaaagaaattaaattattatttttttttttttatttattttaatgctTCTCTTATTATTAGGATATTTTGTTTGTACGAAAGTCCTAACCCTGTAAATTGATCCATATTTTCTATACCATTGTTGTAATTTTTCATGAACTGAtctgtttaattaatttatggatttctattttataattattcaaaaaaaaaaaagaaaaaaaaaaaatcttttatgtgcatatattttttattctcctgtttgttattaataattcttcgaattaaaaaaaaaaatagaaaaaaaaaaaaaaaaaaaaaaaaaaaaaaaaaaaaaaaaaaaaaaaaatttcaaattcatttttgttaaaaaaaaaaaaaaaaaaaaaaaaaaaagtagattcacttaattaattcaaatatattcattttaaagaaaagcttaaccactttttttttatttcaatgaatatattaatttagtaaaaaaagtaaatttaaaatggatgaagatgatgaattaaattcattagaGGAATTTAGTGAAATTAGGacttcaaaaaataaacaacaacagcaacaacaacagcaacaaaaacaaaatgaacCTCCTCAAGCAAGTCAATATTCTAGTGATATAATAAGCGAATTTAGTACACAaaatatgataaaaaaacaatttgaacAAAAGAAACCTTCACCAGCATCTAGAcctctttttaattttaataaaaggaGAGACACTGATGAACAACCACCTCctattcaacaacaacaacaacaacaacaacaacaacaacaacaacaacaacaacaacaacaacagttaCATTCAGAAACCCCACAAAAAACATCACCACAAATTACAAATCCTTCAATACCGACAACACCTCCACCACAACAAAAAGTATCACCACCACGTCAACagccaccaccaccacaacaacaacaaggtgaatatattaatgatattgattcaaataataataaaagactTAGAAATGAATCTTCCAAACCAATAACAACACCAccgaaaaataataataatattgaacaacaacaacaacaacaacaacaacaacaacaacaacaacaacaacaacaacaacaacaacaacaacaacaacaacaacaacaacagcaatctATAGGGATAATATCTAGAAAATTTCCTGGACCAGCAGGTATATTACCACCACTTTTACCAGgacaaattataaataataggaAATCCATAAGTTTAGATCAATCGAATAAATCAATGAATCAATCTACACTCTTTTTAAATAGTtcaaatggaaataataaaactcaTCTTTATGATTCCTCAAATCAAGATTTCACTAGAGGTTCTTGGATATTAATgttaaaagaaagaaaactTCCACCATTTAGTATgtatatctttttatttatatttatatatacatatatattataGTCAtgatatatataattattattattattactaatacaCAATCACacacgaaaaaaaaaatattttaaatagatgatgaaaatagtacactattaaaaaataatatagattatgttttaaatgaaggatttttaaaaaaagtaccACAATTAGttgtattaataaaaagtttagTTGGTACTGA
This region of Dictyostelium discoideum AX4 chromosome 3 chromosome, whole genome shotgun sequence genomic DNA includes:
- the CYP513A1 gene encoding cytochrome P450 family protein gives rise to the protein MNYLVGLVLIFTIFYFFLQKNDKNMNSKIPGPKGIPILGNLLSMKGDLHLKLQEWYKQYGVIYRIKMGNVETVVLTEYPIIREAFIGNSNSFVNRFQRKSRLKLNNGENLVIVNGDIHNKLKTLVLSEMTNQRIKKYETSFIDNEIKKLFKVLDEHADTGKPIILNNHIKMFSMNIVLCFTFGLNYSYPYDEFEKASEFIKLMVEFFNIAGQPIISDFIPSLEPFIDTSNYLNTYKRIFNYTSDLITKFKNENEIHNNINDNNKSLADKPILSKLLQSFENGEISWDSVVSTCIDLQTAGADTSANTILYCLLELINNPNIQSKVYDDIKQAIIQSKENENQNDNENQEQTEEIITLSFNKYRTLAPYLSMVVKETFRKYPSGTIGLPHVTSEDVELNGYKICAGTQIIQNIWATHRNEKQFSEPDSFIPERFISQQQSANSNLIHFGCGVRDCIGKSLADSEIFTMLASLINRYEFTNPNPSTPLNEIGKFGITYSCPENKIIIKKRF